A single Botrytis cinerea B05.10 chromosome 1, complete sequence DNA region contains:
- the Bop2 gene encoding Bop2 encodes MIEKRANDALHANPDVFHYPASSDISITTHGSDVYWAITAAMAFATIVFLALSFRVPRSKRVFHYITAAITMTASIAYFTMASNLGYASIIQEFQRSDPKVSGVYREIFYVRYIDWVVTTPLLLLDILLTAGLPWPTILFTIFLDEIMIITGLVGALVASSYKWGYFVFAMAALFGIAWNILFVGAQHAKALGSEVNKVYWTCGGVTMFLWFLYPIAWGLSEGGNVIAPDSEAVFYGVLDVLAKIGFGSLLLFGHRNIDPAHLGLHIRDYNEQPRTFNDKDVGHHNGAHHDGAHVPVTNNGYREGQNTPAATAVNSNHAVNDAAYNNTGTVPVNSSVV; translated from the exons ATGATTGAAAAACGAGCCAACGATGCATTGCACGCAAATCCAGATGTTTTTCACTACCCAGCGAGCTCCGATATCAGCATCACAACCCATGGAAGTGATGTGTATTGGGCCATTACTGCTGCAATGGCCTTTGCAACTATAGTTTTCCTGGCTTTGAGCTTCCGAGTTCCACGAAGCAAGCGTGTCTTCCATTACATCACTGCGGCCATTACTATGACGGCCTCGATCGCGTACTTTACCATGGCGTCAAATTTGGGCTATGCTTCTATCATTCAGGAATTCCAACGAAGCGATCCTAAAGTCAGTGGTGTATATCGAGAAATTTTCTACGTGAGATATATCGATTGGGTTGTCACAACTCCT CTTTTACTTTTGGACATCCTGTTAACTGCAGGTCTTCCATGGCCAACGATATTGTTCACAATCTTCTTGGACGAGATTATGATTATCACCGGTCTCGTTGGTGCTCTCGTTGCATCTTCTTATAAGTGGGGATATTTCGTCTTCGCAATGGCTGCCCTCTTTGGTATTGCTTGGAACATTCTCTTCGTCGGAGCTCAACATGCCAAAGCTTTGGGCAGTGAAGTGAATAAAGTATACTGGACTTGTGGAGGCGTTACCATGTTCCTCTGGTTTCTCTACCCTATCGCCTGGGGTCTTTCAGAAGGTGGAAATGTCATTGCACCCGATTCAGAAGCAGTCTTCTACGGCGTTCTCGATGTCCTTGCCAAGATTGGCTTTGGTTCTCTCTTATTGTTTGGTCATCGTAATATCGATCCTGCGCATCTGGGTCTGCATATTAGGGATTACAATGAACAGCCAAGGACATTCAATGACAAGGATGTTGGCCATCATAATGGTGCCCATCATGATGGTGCACATGTTCCGGTTACGAACAATGGTTATCGTGAAGGACAGAATACTCCAGCGGCTACTGCAGTTAATTCAAACCATGCGGTTAATGATGCGGCTTACAATAATACGGGTACTGTTCCTGTTAATTCGTCGGTTGTTTAA